The proteins below are encoded in one region of Triticum aestivum cultivar Chinese Spring chromosome 1B, IWGSC CS RefSeq v2.1, whole genome shotgun sequence:
- the LOC123146310 gene encoding protein BTR1, translating into MNPVPAADDDGHRRSPSPGAPAPDPYDGGSGWGSDKQPTRAEEGRPVGKAGMEPSPSTISDDGGDQEDGGSDDLTRAVSLLSLAEAGLTLTAGKPGSAPRTVDPSPPASTVSSHGHQGTQPHSPLITPASGSTRGSEPDDDDLAGVNKRTHARFLVTHAEAGLIIGAGGSTIAAIEARSGARVRLSRHDQLLPGTDRRVVLVYGLLSQVMEAMELLLQRLLLYQVQGDQASDSEATLVLVVPQPCCGALIGKGGSVIKSFTEASETAIQVSPQNSSYGFNDRLVTITGPLDNRLRAVFLIIFELLEDIRYLFPCAAAMPNTPMRSPVNKDAQESVTISVADEHMGAVIGRGGRIINEISKVSGAWIDISGKGEFIPGTRDREVTMRGTSEAIRAAEAIIMHCVSVASGNFTGRRAEGRSGKGLLSRLDEEDADASAESE; encoded by the exons atgaatcccgtccccgccgccgacgacgacggcCACCGCCGCTCGCCTTCACCCGGCGCGCCCGCCCCGGACCCATACGACGGCGGCAGCGGGTGGGGGAGCGACAAGCAGCCGACGCGCGCGGAGGAGGGCCGCCCCGTCGGGAAGGCCGGCATGGAACCCTCGCCGTCCACCATCTCCGACGACGGCGGCGACCAAG AAGACGGCGGCAGCGACGACCTGACGCGCGCCGTGTCCCTGCTGTCGCTCGCGGAGGCGGGGCTCACCCTCACCGCCGGGAAGCCTGGGTCCGCCCCCCGCACCGTAGATCCGTCGCCGCCGGCCTCCACCGTCTCCTCCCATGGTCACCAAGGTACCCAGCCGCATTCCCCGCTCATCACACCTGCGAGTGGTTCCACGCGTGGCTCGGAACCAGATGACGATGATCTCGCCGGCGTGAACAAGCGAACGCACGCGAGGTTCCTCGTCACCCACGCCGAGGCCGGGCTCATCATCGGGGCGGGCGGGTCCACCATTGCTGCCATTGAGGCCCGCTCCGGCGCCCGGGTCAGGCTCTCCCGCCACGACCAGCTCCTCCCCGGCACTGACCGCAGGGTTGTGCTCGTCTACGGCCTCCTCAGCCAGGTCATGGAGGCCATGGAGCTACTCCTCCAAAGGCTCCTACTCTACCAGGTTCAG GGTGACCAGGCGTCCGACTCTGAGGCCACGCTAGTGCTGGTGGTGCCTCAGCCCTGCTGCGGCGCGCTGATTGGCAAAGGAGGATCTGTTATCAA GTCATTCACTGAAGCTTCAGAAACTGCAATTCAGGTCTCACCACAGAACAGCTCCTATGGCTTCAACGACAGGCTGGTCACCATCACAGGGCCCTTGGATAATCGATTGCGAGCAGTATTTCTGATAATATTCGAGCTGCTAGAGGACATTCGTTATTTGTTTCCCTGTGCAGCTGCTATG CCAAACACTCCAATGAGATCACCTGTCAACAAGGATGCCCAAGAATCTGTCACTATTAGTGTTGCTGATGAGCATATGGGTGCTGTTATTGGTCGTGGTGGAAGGATTATCAATGAGATCAGCAAG GTTAGCGGAGCATGGATCGACATCTCAGGCAAGGGGGAGTTCATACCCGGGACCCGCGACAG GGAGGTGACTATGAGGGGCACATCAGAGGCGATCCGCGCAGCTGAGGCGATTATCATGCACTGCGTCTCCGTGGCCAGCGGCAACTTCACGGGGCGGAGGGCGGAGGGCAGAAGTGGCAAGGGTCTGCTTAGCAGGCTGGATGAGGAGGATGCTGATGCATCGGCTGAATCTGAGTGA